The proteins below are encoded in one region of Lactuca sativa cultivar Salinas chromosome 3, Lsat_Salinas_v11, whole genome shotgun sequence:
- the LOC111909870 gene encoding cyclin-dependent kinase C-2 C: MASYETRVVPNIKILRKLDHPNVMKLEGIITSRLSCSIYLVFEYMEHDLAGLLSSPDVKFTASQIKCYMMQLLKGIDHCHSRGIIHRDIKSSNILVNNEGVLKIADFGLANFYDSMSRQPLTSRVVTLWYRPPELLLGSANYGPFIDMWSIGCVFGELFVGRPILKGRTEVEQLHKIFKLCGTPPDEYWTKTRHPLAAMFKPQFTYESSLRERCKELPRTVVDLMDQLLCVEPEKRVTANSALQAEYFYTKPYACDPASMPKYPPNKEMDAKSRETTRRRKLVGRVRSSGGSRNHRKVHSGIPEGPYHMRSRESVCPNASRQTFPG, translated from the exons ATGGCTTCGTACGAGACACGCGTAGTTCCAA ataTCAAAATTCTTCGAAAGCTTGATCATCCCAACGTCATGAAATTGGAAGGCATAATCACATCTCGCTTATCATGCAGCATATATCTCGTTTTTGAATATATGGAACACGATCTCGCCGGACTCTTATCATCTCCCGACGTCAAGTTTACTGCATCCCAG ATTAAATGTTATATGATGCAGTTATTGAAAGGAATTGATCATTGCCATTCACGAGGGATAATACATCGCGACATCAAATCCTCCAATATTTTGGTCAATAATGAAGGTGTTTTGAAGATTGCAGATTTTGGTCTTGCGAATTTCTATGATTCTATGAGTAGGCAGCCATTGACAAGCCGTGTGGTGACCTTGTGGTATCGTCCTCCCGAACTTCTCTTAGGGTCAGCAAACTACGGGCCGTTTATTGATATGTGGAGCATTGGTTGTGTTTTTGGCGAACTTTTTGTTGGTAGACCAATCCTCAAGGGGAGAACCGAG GTTGAACAATTGCACAAAATATTTAAGTTGTGTGGGACTCCTCCCGATGAGTATTGGACAAAAACCCGTCATCCTCTTGCAGCAATGTTTAAACCTCAATTCACTTATGAAAGCAGTCTACGCGAAAGGTGTAAAGAACTCCCAAGAACCGTAGTCGACCTTATGGATCAACTTCTTTGTGTAGAACCCGAGAAACGTGTCACTGCCAACTCCGCCCTCCAAGCCGAG TATTTCTATACCAAACCTTACGCGTGTGATCCTGCAAGCATGCCTAAGTACCCGCCTAACAAAGAAATGGATGCAAAATCCCGTGAGACAACACGAAG AAGAAAGTTGGTTGGGAGGGTTAGATCTTCTGGGGGTTCAAGAAACCATAGAAAAGTCCACTCAGGCATTCCCGAGGGTCCATATCACATGAGATCACGAGAATCCGTTTGTCCAAACGcatct CGTCAAacgttcccaggctaa
- the LOC111909867 gene encoding uncharacterized protein LOC111909867, whose amino-acid sequence MTETLQDDSICTQSAQSTASDGSFMYATKRRNLEKRHSMQGIDYLYSSEVYKPEELLSSERKEQERFRHMGPMLIQSRKQNEYYSRDSVRRSQFSKDSDFY is encoded by the exons ATGACCGAAACTTTACAAGACGATAGTATTTGCACACAATCGGCTCAATCTACCGCATCGGATGGTAGCTTTATGTATGCAACAAAAAGGAGAAATCTTGAAAAAAGGCATTCTATGCAAGGAATAGATTATTTATACTCTAGTGAAGTATACAAGCCCGAGGAGTTATTATCATCC GAACGTAAAGAACAAGAAAGGTTTAGACACATGGGACCGATGCTAATTCAATCGCGTAAGCAAAACGAATATTACAGTCGTGATAGTGTTCGTAGATCGCAGTTTTCTAAAG ATTCAGACTTTTATTAA